A region of Malaciobacter marinus DNA encodes the following proteins:
- a CDS encoding rhomboid family intramembrane serine protease, which translates to MQNKNLTLTNIIIAITVLMYIIQININYGSLVLGLNRYMVIEGFWWQPLSTMFAHGGIGHLGMNMFVLYQFGNAVERYKGKTVLFIAYFVFGLLTSLVSFLYILFLDNHVNLVGASGAICALLGYVALVDTYQRKGIVTWILLISVAPLLIGLPIAWYSHLIGLAIGYTGGLLLRKFKN; encoded by the coding sequence ATGCAAAATAAAAACTTAACCCTTACAAATATAATAATTGCAATTACAGTATTGATGTATATCATTCAAATAAATATAAATTATGGAAGTTTAGTCTTAGGATTAAATCGATATATGGTTATCGAGGGATTTTGGTGGCAACCATTATCAACAATGTTTGCACATGGTGGTATTGGACATTTGGGTATGAATATGTTTGTACTTTATCAATTTGGTAATGCAGTAGAAAGATATAAAGGTAAAACTGTTTTATTTATAGCTTATTTTGTATTTGGTCTACTTACATCTTTGGTGAGTTTTTTATATATACTATTTTTAGACAATCATGTAAATTTAGTTGGAGCTTCTGGTGCTATTTGTGCACTTTTAGGATATGTTGCTCTTGTGGATACCTATCAAAGAAAAGGTATTGTTACTTGGATTTTACTAATCTCTGTTGCACCACTACTAATAGGACTTCCTATTGCTTGGTATTCTCACTTAATAGGACTTGCAATAGGTTATACAGGTGGACTTTTATTAAGAAAGTTTAAAAATTAA
- a CDS encoding pyrroline-5-carboxylate reductase, whose amino-acid sequence MKLTLIGNGIMAQSLAKGLVKNYEVEVIGRDITKLKKMQEKIPQIEIKVIDDHEDITDKNIIFCVKPYALQSVSVRLTGTANTLYSILAGTKLETLKKQIHAKFYIRTMPNIAASMSMSMTTITGDKEAKIAALEIFDAIGKTVWVNTEAQLDIATAVAGSGPALLAIIAEAISDGAVKAGLERHITNELVHGLFAGTSALLAKTHPAIIKDSVMSPGGTTAAGVAMLEEGKVRDAMIKAIEASHAKATELSKK is encoded by the coding sequence ATGAAACTAACATTAATAGGCAATGGTATTATGGCTCAATCGCTAGCTAAAGGTTTAGTTAAAAACTATGAAGTAGAAGTTATAGGAAGAGATATTACAAAATTAAAAAAAATGCAAGAGAAAATTCCCCAAATTGAAATAAAAGTAATAGATGACCACGAAGATATAACAGATAAAAATATTATTTTTTGTGTAAAACCTTATGCTTTACAAAGTGTTTCTGTAAGATTAACTGGAACTGCAAATACACTATACTCAATATTAGCAGGAACTAAACTTGAAACTTTAAAAAAACAAATACATGCAAAATTCTATATAAGAACTATGCCAAATATTGCAGCTTCAATGTCTATGTCAATGACAACTATTACAGGAGATAAAGAAGCAAAAATAGCAGCACTTGAAATTTTTGATGCTATTGGAAAAACTGTTTGGGTAAATACAGAAGCTCAACTTGATATTGCAACAGCAGTTGCAGGAAGTGGTCCTGCTTTACTTGCAATTATAGCAGAAGCTATTTCTGATGGTGCTGTTAAGGCTGGATTAGAAAGACATATTACAAATGAGCTTGTTCATGGACTTTTTGCTGGAACATCTGCACTTTTAGCAAAAACTCATCCAGCAATCATCAAAGATTCTGTTATGAGTCCAGGGGGAACAACAGCAGCAGGTGTTGCTATGCTTGAAGAAGGAAAAGTAAGAGATGCTATGATAAAAGCGATAGAAGCTTCACATGCAAAAGCAACAGAACTTAGTAAAAAATAA
- a CDS encoding outer membrane protein assembly factor BamD, with translation MIRNLKLKNMLLICSAGFILASCSSKSDRIQEYDRPALYWYNKMTKQIADYDLEAADDTFTSLESEHRNSPLLPTSLIILANAHMQEEQYALANFYLDEYIKRFTISKDIDYVRFLKIKANFLGFSYQLRDQQLLDDTIEDIKVFKQKYPRSKYMPLIDTINARVHMAKAQLDIAIADLYKRLDKPKAAKVYKEKAEKTWTKTEDIKEVEVPFYRAIFE, from the coding sequence ATGATTAGAAACTTGAAGTTAAAAAATATGTTATTGATTTGTTCTGCGGGCTTCATCCTAGCCTCTTGTTCTTCTAAAAGTGATAGAATACAAGAGTATGATAGACCTGCTCTTTATTGGTATAATAAAATGACAAAACAAATAGCAGATTATGATTTAGAAGCTGCAGATGATACATTTACATCATTAGAAAGTGAGCATAGAAACTCACCACTTCTACCAACTTCTTTGATTATTTTGGCAAATGCACATATGCAAGAAGAACAGTATGCATTAGCTAATTTTTATTTAGACGAGTACATTAAAAGATTTACTATTAGTAAAGATATTGATTATGTTAGGTTTCTTAAAATTAAAGCAAACTTTTTAGGTTTTTCTTATCAGTTAAGAGATCAACAGTTATTAGATGATACTATTGAAGATATAAAAGTTTTTAAGCAAAAATATCCACGATCAAAATATATGCCATTAATTGATACTATAAATGCAAGAGTTCATATGGCAAAAGCACAATTAGATATAGCAATTGCAGATTTATATAAAAGACTAGATAAGCCTAAAGCTGCAAAAGTTTATAAAGAAAAAGCTGAAAAAACTTGGACTAAAACAGAAGATATAAAAGAGGTTGAAGTACCTTTTTACAGAGCAATATTTGAATAA
- the lon gene encoding endopeptidase La, producing the protein MELENYDSFPQEIPLIIEEDIFLYPFMIAPLFLDDKENIAAVEEAINNDKLVIVTVSKPGHENSRKEGDFYDVGVIGNIMRKVSLPDGKTKVLFQGLAKGKILNYSEEKNTVAKVDLHETKEYSQESIDSIIEVLRDQVKKLSRVNSKFPVDLIKTIEENDDAVRIADLISSVLRIKKDDAYKLFSETDIEKRLLEIIETIKKEIEALKIQKEITQKVNSKIEKTHKDYFLKEQIKAIQKELGSDNQKDNEIKAYKKKLKKIKNSMPKEGYKETKKQIEKLSRMHQDSPDASLLQTYIEQVLEIPFGEYADARISVTNVEEQLNKDHYSLDKAKERIAEYFAVKELLELRNIETLKSKGTVLCFVGPPGVGKTSLANSISKALHRPLERIALGGMEDVNELRGHRRTYVGAMPGRLVKSLVDAKKMNPVVVLDEIDKLGANHRGDPTAVMLEVLDPEQNHEFRDLYLNFAIDLSQVIFVATANDLRRIPPALKDRMEFIEISSYTPNEKYHIAKDYLIPQELEKHGLKKSEISMSKPTIEKIISEYTREAGVRNLRRVFSKLFRKAVKKIVSENDTSKVSINTQNLKHYLDNPIFEIDQADKKSQVGVANGLAWTAVGGDVLKTEAVKLRGKGILSVTGNMGDVMKESSRISYSVVKLLIDERKLKVDEKVIPKTAKEKEDNISVDVSEIYKRYDIHLHIPEGATPKDGPSAGITMATTIASILTNKAVKSDIAMTGELTLTGKVLPIGGLKEKLIAAHKAKMKKVLIPRKNFQRDLDDIPSEVKKSMEIKAVDTIDDVLKETLI; encoded by the coding sequence ATGGAATTAGAAAATTATGATTCATTTCCACAAGAAATACCATTAATAATTGAAGAAGATATATTTTTATATCCTTTTATGATTGCACCATTATTTTTAGATGATAAAGAAAATATCGCAGCAGTTGAAGAAGCTATAAACAATGATAAGCTTGTAATTGTTACAGTTAGTAAACCAGGTCATGAAAATAGCAGAAAAGAAGGGGATTTTTATGATGTTGGTGTGATTGGTAATATCATGAGAAAAGTATCTTTGCCAGATGGTAAGACAAAAGTACTTTTCCAAGGATTAGCAAAAGGTAAAATTTTAAATTATAGTGAAGAAAAGAATACAGTTGCAAAAGTTGATTTACATGAAACAAAAGAGTATTCACAAGAATCAATTGATTCTATTATTGAAGTACTAAGAGATCAAGTAAAAAAACTTTCTAGGGTAAACTCAAAATTTCCAGTTGATTTAATCAAAACAATTGAAGAGAATGACGATGCTGTTAGAATTGCTGATTTAATTTCATCTGTATTAAGAATTAAAAAAGATGATGCTTATAAGCTTTTTTCTGAAACTGATATAGAAAAGAGACTTTTAGAGATAATTGAAACAATCAAAAAAGAAATAGAAGCATTGAAAATTCAAAAAGAGATAACTCAAAAAGTAAACTCTAAAATTGAAAAAACACACAAAGATTATTTTTTGAAAGAGCAAATAAAAGCTATTCAAAAAGAATTAGGTTCTGATAATCAAAAAGACAATGAGATTAAAGCCTATAAAAAGAAGTTAAAAAAAATCAAAAACTCTATGCCAAAAGAGGGCTATAAAGAGACAAAAAAACAGATTGAAAAACTTAGTAGAATGCATCAAGATTCACCTGATGCTTCACTTTTACAAACGTATATAGAACAAGTTTTAGAAATACCATTTGGTGAGTATGCTGATGCAAGAATTTCTGTTACAAATGTTGAAGAACAATTAAATAAAGATCACTACTCACTTGATAAAGCAAAAGAGAGAATTGCGGAGTATTTTGCAGTAAAAGAGTTACTAGAATTAAGAAATATTGAGACTTTAAAATCTAAAGGAACAGTTTTATGTTTTGTTGGACCTCCAGGTGTTGGTAAAACTTCACTTGCAAACTCAATTTCAAAAGCATTACATAGACCACTTGAAAGAATTGCACTAGGTGGTATGGAAGATGTAAATGAGTTAAGAGGACATAGAAGAACATATGTGGGAGCAATGCCAGGTAGACTTGTGAAAAGTTTAGTTGATGCAAAAAAAATGAATCCAGTTGTTGTTCTTGACGAAATTGATAAACTTGGAGCAAATCACAGAGGTGACCCAACAGCTGTGATGTTAGAAGTATTAGACCCTGAACAAAACCATGAGTTTAGAGATTTATACTTAAACTTTGCTATTGATTTATCACAAGTTATTTTTGTTGCAACGGCAAATGATTTAAGAAGAATACCACCTGCATTAAAAGATAGAATGGAGTTTATTGAAATTAGCTCTTATACTCCAAATGAAAAATATCATATTGCAAAAGATTATTTAATTCCTCAAGAATTAGAAAAACATGGACTTAAAAAAAGTGAAATCTCTATGAGTAAACCAACAATAGAGAAAATCATTTCTGAGTATACAAGAGAAGCTGGGGTTAGAAATTTAAGAAGAGTATTTTCAAAACTATTTAGAAAAGCAGTTAAAAAAATAGTATCTGAAAATGACACTTCAAAAGTTTCAATAAATACTCAAAATCTAAAACATTATTTAGATAACCCAATTTTTGAAATTGATCAAGCTGATAAAAAAAGTCAAGTAGGTGTTGCAAATGGACTTGCTTGGACAGCAGTTGGTGGAGATGTTTTAAAAACAGAAGCTGTTAAGTTAAGAGGAAAAGGAATACTTTCAGTAACTGGTAATATGGGTGATGTTATGAAAGAGTCTTCAAGAATCTCTTACTCTGTTGTAAAACTTTTGATTGATGAAAGAAAACTAAAAGTTGATGAAAAAGTTATACCAAAAACAGCAAAAGAGAAAGAAGATAATATAAGTGTTGATGTTAGTGAAATTTATAAAAGATATGATATTCATTTACATATTCCAGAAGGTGCTACTCCAAAAGATGGACCAAGTGCTGGTATTACTATGGCTACAACAATAGCATCTATTTTGACAAATAAAGCTGTTAAGTCTGATATTGCAATGACAGGAGAGCTTACTTTAACAGGAAAAGTTCTTCCTATTGGTGGATTAAAAGAAAAATTAATTGCAGCACATAAAGCCAAAATGAAAAAAGTATTAATTCCTAGAAAAAATTTCCAAAGAGATTTAGATGATATTCCATCAGAAGTTAAAAAATCAATGGAGATTAAAGCAGTTGATACAATAGATGATGTATTAAAAGAAACTTTAATATAA
- a CDS encoding DNA polymerase Y family protein, giving the protein MFIHLDLDCFFVSAHRIIDKSLENIPVAVGGRSNLSIFDTKNQKRTISNNSGAFVGSIFTDENTKTFKEYYKDENGRIRGIITTSSYEARAYGVKTAMSVNEALKLCPHLLMIPPNYPLYHDLSQKLSALLKKEIPLVEQFSIDEFFGDVTGYINEDEVFDFANYLKQKIKNDLGLPISIGIAHSKYLSKLITEYAKPDGIKHIKKEHIPNFIKDIPIEEFPGIGKGYSQKLRGYGVRTLGDIKDKKELFYSWKKPGIQLYNRVCGINDRKLSTTRDKKSIGIGRSFDVVYERVELIRRAMILCRYLCFLVKKENVNPLTYSIFIKYEYGIKSKDYVNVNTIFNESDFKLKIKELFVKSDKHPKHGVIQLNITVSNFADNRKFTYNLFEYETDLKKKELTNKVQNLRDKFGIDIIKTASEL; this is encoded by the coding sequence ATGTTTATACACCTAGATTTAGATTGTTTTTTTGTATCTGCTCATAGAATTATTGATAAAAGTTTAGAAAATATTCCTGTTGCTGTTGGAGGACGAAGTAACTTAAGTATATTTGATACTAAAAATCAAAAAAGAACTATTAGTAATAATTCTGGTGCTTTTGTAGGATCTATTTTTACAGATGAAAATACAAAAACATTTAAAGAGTATTATAAAGACGAAAATGGAAGAATAAGAGGCATCATAACAACATCATCATATGAAGCAAGAGCTTATGGAGTGAAAACTGCCATGAGTGTAAATGAAGCTTTAAAACTTTGCCCACATCTTCTTATGATACCACCTAATTATCCTTTATATCATGATTTGTCACAAAAACTAAGTGCATTATTGAAAAAAGAGATTCCTTTAGTTGAACAGTTTAGTATTGATGAGTTTTTTGGTGATGTTACGGGTTATATAAATGAAGATGAAGTTTTTGATTTTGCAAACTATTTAAAACAAAAGATTAAAAATGATTTAGGTTTACCCATATCAATAGGAATAGCTCATTCAAAATATCTTTCAAAACTAATAACAGAATATGCAAAACCAGATGGAATAAAACATATAAAAAAAGAACATATTCCAAATTTTATAAAAGATATTCCAATAGAAGAGTTTCCTGGAATTGGTAAAGGCTATTCCCAAAAACTAAGAGGTTATGGAGTAAGAACATTAGGAGATATAAAAGATAAAAAAGAGCTATTTTATTCTTGGAAAAAACCAGGAATTCAACTATATAATAGAGTTTGTGGCATCAACGATAGAAAACTTAGTACAACAAGAGATAAAAAATCAATTGGAATAGGAAGAAGTTTTGATGTGGTATATGAAAGAGTTGAATTAATTAGAAGAGCTATGATACTTTGTAGATATCTTTGTTTTTTAGTGAAAAAAGAGAATGTAAATCCATTGACGTACTCCATTTTTATAAAATATGAGTATGGAATAAAATCAAAAGATTATGTAAATGTAAATACTATTTTTAATGAAAGTGATTTTAAATTGAAAATAAAAGAACTTTTTGTAAAAAGTGACAAACATCCAAAGCATGGAGTGATACAATTAAATATAACTGTTTCCAATTTTGCTGATAATAGAAAGTTTACCTATAATCTTTTTGAGTACGAAACTGATTTAAAGAAAAAAGAACTTACAAACAAAGTACAAAATTTAAGAGATAAATTTGGCATTGATATTATTAAAACTGCTTCTGAACTATAA